The Haloarchaeobius amylolyticus genome window below encodes:
- a CDS encoding phosphatase PAP2 family protein yields the protein MEQLLPSLTHGTLFSLLVAVPTLLVFALGFRLFVPGVSLRSFAGGLVRTDWKYLGVAWTVTFGVNTLAHNFYAGRTYTSVIYGLEGTTVMLFQAVTWVPLTYAMTFVYLIGFPFVTLFTYWKLKAHDPEQARRYCAGYALLVLMALPYFLAFPVAVTSEYLGHTASGGTGMEALMYDLHPIITEGITSTDTLVKAFPSLHTGISALAAVYARYSTKHYARLATGLTVAIVFSTFYLGVHWLTDAAFALVLVGLSFYISQRIADPATYEERLKKALRDQSSSDGGYGRSAD from the coding sequence ATGGAGCAGCTACTGCCCTCCCTCACCCACGGCACCCTGTTCAGCCTCCTCGTAGCGGTGCCCACGCTGCTCGTCTTCGCCCTCGGGTTCCGCCTGTTCGTCCCTGGCGTCAGCCTCCGGTCGTTCGCCGGCGGCCTGGTCCGGACGGACTGGAAGTACCTCGGCGTCGCCTGGACCGTCACCTTCGGCGTGAACACGCTCGCGCACAACTTCTACGCCGGCCGGACCTACACCTCGGTCATCTACGGCCTCGAGGGGACGACCGTCATGCTGTTCCAGGCGGTGACGTGGGTGCCCCTGACGTACGCGATGACGTTCGTCTACCTCATCGGCTTCCCGTTCGTGACGCTGTTCACCTACTGGAAACTGAAGGCCCACGACCCCGAGCAGGCCAGACGCTACTGCGCGGGCTACGCCCTGCTCGTGCTGATGGCGCTGCCGTACTTCCTGGCGTTCCCGGTCGCGGTCACCTCGGAGTACCTCGGCCACACGGCCTCCGGCGGCACCGGCATGGAGGCCCTGATGTACGACCTCCACCCCATCATCACCGAGGGCATCACCTCGACCGACACGCTCGTGAAGGCGTTCCCGAGCCTGCACACCGGCATCTCCGCGCTCGCCGCGGTCTACGCCCGGTACAGCACGAAGCACTACGCCAGACTTGCGACCGGCCTCACCGTCGCCATCGTGTTCTCGACGTTCTACCTCGGCGTCCACTGGCTGACGGACGCCGCGTTCGCGCTGGTGCTCGTGGGACTCTCGTTCTACATCTCACAGCGCATCGCGGACCCGGCGACCTACGAGGAACGGCTCAAGAAGGCGCTGCGCGACCAGAGCAGTTCCGACGGCGGCTACGGACGCAGCGCGGACTGA
- a CDS encoding RNA methyltransferase, which yields MSTPAVAVVDSKTPGNVGTIARAMKNFGLSELLLVDPPAGVMEEHGEAWGFAGRAREDVLANAQVVDFDDIVENYYTVGLTATTNEDCRKHVRFPFFTPDELAEDLAGLEADSCLVFGREADGLTNEELSKLDAVCSIPASDDYPVLNLGQAATITLYELRGLTVEETQLPDREHERAEEAMLDRLYDQFDDLLDSIDHPEEKRAKTLRMARRVFGRAHPTQREARSLLGIFRRATNHPELAGVPRDPADREDGSETADDAASETATDRPAQDD from the coding sequence ATGAGCACGCCAGCAGTCGCCGTCGTCGACAGCAAGACGCCGGGCAACGTCGGCACCATCGCCCGGGCGATGAAGAACTTCGGGCTCTCCGAGTTGCTGCTCGTCGACCCGCCGGCGGGCGTCATGGAGGAACACGGCGAGGCCTGGGGCTTCGCCGGGCGCGCCCGCGAGGACGTCCTCGCGAACGCGCAGGTCGTCGACTTCGACGACATCGTCGAGAACTACTACACGGTGGGGCTGACCGCCACGACCAACGAGGACTGCCGCAAGCACGTCCGGTTCCCCTTCTTCACGCCGGACGAACTCGCGGAGGACCTCGCCGGCCTGGAGGCCGACAGCTGTCTCGTCTTCGGGCGCGAGGCCGACGGCCTGACCAACGAGGAGCTCTCGAAGCTCGACGCCGTCTGCTCGATCCCGGCCAGCGACGACTACCCGGTCCTCAACCTCGGGCAGGCCGCGACCATCACGCTCTACGAGCTGCGCGGGCTGACCGTCGAGGAGACCCAGCTGCCGGACCGCGAGCACGAGCGCGCCGAGGAGGCGATGCTCGACCGACTGTACGACCAGTTCGACGACCTGCTCGACAGCATCGACCACCCCGAGGAGAAGCGCGCGAAGACCCTCCGGATGGCCCGGCGCGTCTTCGGCCGGGCGCACCCGACCCAGCGCGAGGCGCGCTCCCTGCTCGGCATCTTCCGGCGCGCGACGAACCACCCCGAACTCGCCGGCGTCCCGCGTGACCCCGCAGACCGCGAAGACGGGAGCGAAACGGCAGACGATGCCGCGAGCGAGACCGCGACCGACCGGCCGGCACAGGACGACTGA
- a CDS encoding 6-hydroxymethylpterin diphosphokinase MptE-like protein — protein MDFSEFESVYERILRDFGFDREGDERARDVLRELTTSFDESRLSSLARERVAICGAAPSLADDLASLDADRIVAVSSAAAVCRDHGLDIDVYVTDLDAEPELAGVLSAEGIPTVVHAHGDNVDAVRELVPTLTQEHVLPTTQAAPVAHVRNYGGFTDGDRAAFLADHVGAGELVFPGWDFDDPSVGELKRQKLEWAARLLYWLEQRRGVTFDVLDGRRDGLELP, from the coding sequence ATGGACTTCAGCGAGTTCGAATCCGTCTACGAGCGCATCCTCCGAGACTTCGGCTTCGACCGCGAAGGCGACGAGCGCGCCCGAGACGTTCTGCGCGAACTGACGACCTCGTTCGACGAGTCACGACTCTCGTCGCTGGCCCGCGAACGCGTGGCCATCTGCGGGGCGGCCCCGTCGCTGGCGGACGACCTCGCGAGCCTCGACGCGGACCGCATCGTCGCCGTCTCCTCGGCGGCCGCGGTCTGTCGGGACCACGGCCTCGATATCGACGTGTACGTGACCGACCTCGACGCCGAGCCCGAACTCGCTGGGGTATTGAGCGCCGAGGGGATTCCGACCGTCGTCCACGCGCACGGGGACAACGTGGACGCAGTCCGGGAGCTGGTGCCGACGCTCACACAGGAGCACGTCCTGCCCACGACGCAGGCCGCACCCGTCGCTCACGTGCGGAACTACGGCGGGTTCACCGACGGGGACCGGGCGGCCTTCCTCGCGGACCACGTCGGGGCCGGCGAACTGGTCTTCCCGGGCTGGGACTTCGACGACCCGTCGGTGGGCGAGCTGAAACGGCAGAAACTGGAGTGGGCGGCGCGGTTGCTCTACTGGCTGGAACAGCGCCGCGGGGTGACGTTCGACGTGCTCGACGGGCGTCGTGACGGCTTAGAACTCCCCTAA
- a CDS encoding quinone oxidoreductase family protein, with protein sequence MQAIEVTEYGDTETMRVVEEDVPEPGPGQVRIEVAAAGINFADIMQRRGHYPGGPDAPFVPGFEAAGTIDAVGEDVAYEGGERVVGLVGQGGYAEYVLADAESLFPIPEGMSFAEAAGFPVQFLTAHNCLFGWGGLEEGESVLIQAAAGGVGTAAVQLADRAGAEVFGTASTQEKLDLAADLGCDHPINYTEEEFREVVLDETDGVGVDLALDGVGDEVFAESVRATKDFGRIVPYGAASGVPGTVDTSEMFFRNQSIIGYHLGKAMQRKPERVLEAVPELTQGLESGELEVVVGETFALEDAAEAHQYIEDRKSSGKVVLEP encoded by the coding sequence ATGCAAGCCATCGAGGTCACCGAGTACGGCGACACCGAGACGATGCGGGTGGTCGAGGAGGACGTTCCCGAACCAGGTCCCGGGCAGGTCCGCATCGAGGTCGCGGCGGCGGGCATCAACTTCGCCGACATCATGCAACGACGCGGGCACTACCCGGGCGGCCCCGACGCCCCCTTCGTGCCCGGCTTCGAGGCCGCGGGGACCATCGACGCGGTCGGCGAGGACGTGGCCTACGAGGGCGGCGAGCGCGTCGTCGGCCTCGTCGGACAGGGTGGCTACGCGGAGTACGTCCTGGCGGACGCCGAGAGCCTGTTCCCCATCCCGGAGGGGATGTCATTCGCGGAGGCCGCCGGCTTCCCCGTCCAGTTCCTGACCGCCCACAACTGCCTGTTCGGCTGGGGCGGCCTCGAGGAGGGCGAGTCCGTCCTCATCCAGGCTGCCGCCGGTGGCGTCGGCACGGCCGCGGTCCAGCTCGCCGACCGCGCCGGGGCAGAGGTCTTCGGCACGGCGAGCACGCAGGAGAAGCTCGACCTCGCGGCCGACCTCGGCTGTGACCACCCCATCAACTACACCGAGGAAGAATTCCGGGAGGTCGTGCTGGACGAGACCGACGGCGTGGGCGTCGACCTCGCCCTCGACGGCGTCGGCGACGAGGTGTTCGCCGAGTCGGTCCGCGCGACCAAGGACTTCGGCCGTATCGTGCCCTACGGCGCCGCCAGCGGCGTCCCCGGCACCGTCGACACCAGCGAGATGTTCTTCCGGAACCAGTCGATCATCGGCTACCACCTCGGGAAGGCGATGCAGCGCAAGCCCGAGCGCGTCCTCGAAGCCGTCCCGGAGCTCACGCAGGGGCTCGAGTCCGGCGAACTCGAGGTCGTCGTCGGCGAGACGTTCGCCCTCGAGGACGCCGCCGAGGCCCACCAGTACATCGAGGACCGCAAGTCCTCGGGCAAGGTCGTCCTCGAACCCTGA
- a CDS encoding FAD-binding oxidoreductase has protein sequence MTHDVAFLDDLALADDQVTTVEATRESHASDWGTPDGKEVVPDAVVYPESTEDVSAILAAATDHDVPVTPYAAGTSLEGNAVPAFAGISMDLMRLNDITDFRPEDFQIDVQAGVMGSAIDDRAGEAGLFFPPLPSSGDISTIGGMLANAASGMQTVKYGEVADWVLEVEAVLADGSVISAGSKAVKTSAGYNLRDLLIGSEGTLAVITEATLRLAGRPEQIRGGRAVFETLDGAAAAVEDTVQSGVDVAKIELVDAESAMMANAYSGTDLPDSPLVFLEFHRNHGIEREVEFCRSIFEHHGATRFEVAAADEGMADLWQARKDMAYAMQSYDPDLTPLHPGDITVPISKYADVIRYAKELAAEHDVLVPCFGHAGDGNVHYSVLVDEDDPEQVEAGEEVYSEIVEYAIDCGGTCTGEHGIGLGKREYLEREHGEATVEAMRKVKRALDPTDTLNPGKMFPETVDGGRVRDEDA, from the coding sequence ATGACACATGACGTCGCGTTCCTCGACGACCTCGCGCTCGCCGACGACCAGGTCACGACCGTCGAGGCGACACGCGAGAGCCACGCCTCGGACTGGGGGACCCCGGACGGCAAGGAGGTCGTGCCCGACGCCGTGGTGTACCCCGAATCGACCGAGGACGTGTCGGCCATCCTCGCGGCCGCCACCGACCACGACGTGCCGGTCACGCCCTACGCCGCCGGGACGAGCCTGGAGGGCAACGCGGTCCCGGCCTTCGCCGGCATCAGCATGGACCTGATGCGGCTGAACGACATCACCGACTTCCGGCCCGAGGACTTCCAGATAGACGTGCAAGCGGGCGTGATGGGGTCGGCCATCGACGACCGGGCCGGCGAGGCCGGGCTGTTCTTCCCGCCGCTGCCCTCCTCGGGCGACATCTCCACTATCGGCGGGATGCTCGCCAACGCCGCCAGCGGGATGCAGACCGTGAAGTACGGCGAGGTGGCCGACTGGGTGCTGGAGGTCGAGGCCGTCCTCGCCGACGGCTCGGTCATCTCCGCCGGCTCGAAGGCGGTGAAGACCTCCGCCGGGTACAACCTCCGCGACCTGCTCATCGGGAGCGAGGGCACCCTCGCGGTCATCACGGAGGCCACCCTGCGCCTCGCGGGCCGCCCCGAACAGATCCGCGGCGGCCGGGCCGTCTTCGAGACGCTGGACGGCGCGGCGGCCGCGGTCGAGGACACCGTCCAGTCCGGGGTCGACGTGGCGAAGATCGAACTCGTCGACGCCGAGAGCGCGATGATGGCCAACGCCTACTCCGGCACCGACCTGCCCGACAGCCCCCTCGTCTTCCTCGAGTTCCACCGCAACCACGGCATCGAACGCGAGGTCGAGTTCTGCCGGTCCATCTTCGAGCACCACGGCGCGACCCGGTTCGAGGTCGCCGCGGCCGACGAGGGGATGGCCGACCTCTGGCAGGCCCGCAAGGACATGGCGTACGCGATGCAGTCCTACGACCCCGACCTGACGCCGCTCCATCCCGGCGACATCACGGTGCCCATCTCGAAGTACGCCGACGTCATCCGCTACGCCAAGGAACTCGCCGCGGAACACGACGTGCTCGTCCCCTGCTTCGGCCACGCCGGCGACGGGAACGTCCACTACTCGGTGCTCGTGGACGAGGACGACCCCGAACAGGTCGAGGCCGGCGAGGAGGTCTACAGCGAGATCGTCGAGTACGCCATCGACTGCGGCGGCACCTGCACCGGCGAGCACGGCATCGGCCTCGGCAAGCGCGAGTACCTCGAACGCGAACACGGCGAGGCGACCGTCGAGGCCATGCGGAAGGTCAAGCGCGCGCTCGACCCCACCGACACGCTGAATCCCGGGAAGATGTTCCCGGAGACCGTCGACGGGGGGCGGGTCAGGGACGAGGACGCGTAG
- the folP gene encoding dihydropteroate synthase — translation MRDVDAAGLGIGDGYPTRVMGVLNVSSESPYKPSVFDDAGDAAAYVDEELIGEGADIVDVGLESANKKFDVLSAEQELDRLDVALETIESTSGDAVWSIETRYHEVAEAAIEGGFDMVNDIAGFADPEMPRVCEEYDVAVGKMASPPDLTRPGAVEETPWAERKGAEWAESADYVDQVYEALKQHGLTDKTIVDPAFGGWSEAQTTEQDRETLRRLREFRGLGQPILVSINRKNFLRELTGRDTEQALAVSLAATSMAIERGAHVVRTHDVRETVDACAVGDAFTPDRLRGGSGDVTVEELDVQTEDDVARHVERLDTDDVAADATRAVLEVSGLTTAQAESLAAAASDAGAVFATGAGDGRGGLLVGSYRCLRRLAATAPEDGELSAVTDEVESLVG, via the coding sequence ATGAGAGACGTAGACGCCGCCGGGCTCGGTATCGGGGACGGCTACCCGACCCGGGTCATGGGGGTGCTGAACGTGAGTTCGGAATCACCGTACAAGCCGAGCGTCTTCGACGATGCGGGCGACGCGGCCGCGTACGTGGACGAGGAACTCATCGGCGAGGGCGCGGACATCGTGGACGTGGGTCTCGAGTCCGCGAACAAGAAGTTCGACGTGCTCTCCGCCGAGCAGGAACTCGACCGGCTGGACGTCGCCCTCGAGACCATCGAGTCAACGTCGGGCGACGCGGTCTGGTCCATCGAGACGCGCTACCACGAGGTCGCCGAGGCCGCCATCGAGGGCGGCTTCGACATGGTGAACGACATCGCCGGCTTCGCCGACCCCGAGATGCCCCGCGTCTGTGAGGAGTACGACGTGGCAGTGGGGAAGATGGCGAGCCCACCGGACCTGACACGACCGGGGGCGGTCGAGGAGACGCCGTGGGCCGAGCGCAAGGGCGCCGAGTGGGCCGAGTCCGCGGACTACGTCGACCAGGTGTACGAGGCGCTGAAGCAGCACGGTCTGACGGACAAGACCATCGTCGACCCGGCCTTCGGCGGCTGGTCGGAGGCCCAGACGACCGAGCAGGACCGCGAGACCCTTCGACGGCTCCGAGAGTTCCGCGGGCTGGGCCAGCCCATCCTCGTCTCCATCAACCGGAAGAACTTCCTGCGCGAGCTGACCGGCCGCGACACCGAGCAGGCGCTCGCGGTCTCGCTGGCCGCGACCTCGATGGCCATCGAGCGCGGCGCACACGTCGTCCGGACCCACGACGTGCGCGAGACGGTCGACGCCTGCGCCGTCGGCGACGCCTTCACGCCCGACCGGCTCCGCGGCGGCTCCGGGGACGTGACCGTCGAGGAACTCGACGTCCAGACCGAGGATGACGTGGCCCGCCACGTCGAGCGTCTCGACACCGACGACGTGGCGGCGGACGCGACCCGGGCCGTGCTCGAGGTGTCCGGGCTCACCACGGCCCAGGCGGAATCGCTGGCTGCGGCCGCGTCTGACGCGGGCGCGGTCTTCGCGACCGGCGCGGGCGACGGCCGGGGTGGCCTGCTCGTCGGCAGTTACCGTTGCTTGCGGAGACTGGCCGCGACAGCCCCTGAGGACGGCGAGCTGTCGGCTGTCACCGACGAGGTAGAATCGCTCGTCGGCTGA